A region from the Geobacter benzoatilyticus genome encodes:
- a CDS encoding cytochrome c3 family protein → MRSHVLRPLFVAIGLVIVILAVRAFVVPADFGIGERGYMYGWHRQSNEEEWRQIAVKYRTNAYCKECHAGKVESIGRSPHGIIPCEECHGPAFNHPKDPPTLTIDRSRRLCIRCHAKLSTPSSARAEIRGIDPEKHNSGAECSLCHDPHHPNLEELKRHE, encoded by the coding sequence GTGAGAAGTCATGTCCTGCGCCCCCTCTTCGTGGCCATCGGCCTCGTCATTGTCATCCTGGCGGTTCGGGCCTTCGTTGTCCCTGCGGATTTCGGCATCGGAGAGCGGGGCTACATGTACGGCTGGCATCGTCAGAGCAACGAAGAAGAGTGGCGGCAGATCGCCGTCAAATACAGGACCAACGCCTACTGCAAGGAATGCCACGCCGGGAAGGTGGAAAGCATCGGCCGCTCGCCCCATGGGATTATCCCCTGCGAAGAGTGCCATGGCCCGGCTTTCAATCATCCCAAGGACCCTCCGACCCTCACCATCGACCGTAGCCGCCGGCTCTGCATCCGATGCCATGCAAAGCTCTCCACCCCCTCAAGTGCCAGGGCGGAAATACGCGGCATCGACCCCGAAAAGCATAATAGCGGGGCCGAATGCAGCCTCTGCCACGACCCACACCACCCGAACCTGGAGGAGCTGAAACGCCATGAATAG
- a CDS encoding GSU0071 family protein, giving the protein MDTTVIDEAIDKYVNERMKTGRKSAAERLISYAYLKYAGDELAEFLKKVRGLSRYYVDFLTLMENPFKGPELAWLASMIAVGIASCYMMGNEDLRIAGIFVFSGTLVHAWSLVLMVAKKWRDIGVMIAIYREIIEIVEGETETMA; this is encoded by the coding sequence ATGGACACGACAGTCATCGACGAAGCCATTGACAAGTATGTGAACGAACGGATGAAAACGGGCAGGAAGTCTGCCGCGGAGCGCCTCATTTCCTATGCATACCTGAAATATGCAGGGGATGAACTGGCTGAATTCCTCAAAAAGGTTCGGGGCCTTTCCCGCTACTACGTCGATTTCCTTACGCTTATGGAGAACCCCTTTAAGGGACCCGAGCTGGCCTGGCTTGCCTCCATGATCGCCGTTGGCATTGCTTCGTGCTACATGATGGGGAACGAGGACCTTCGAATTGCCGGAATCTTCGTCTTCTCCGGCACATTGGTCCATGCCTGGTCCCTGGTCCTCATGGTTGCCAAAAAGTGGCGCGATATCGGGGTTATGATTGCCATCTACCGGGAGATTATCGAGATAGTTGAGGGAGAAACTGAAACCATGGCGTAG
- the serS gene encoding serine--tRNA ligase: protein MLDPKYLRENLEVVEQRLATRGGGLNLGRFRELDSRRRELLREAESLKAVRNAASEEISRIKDKSQAQPRIAEMREVSTKIKALDEELRGVDDELQPVLLTIPNVPHESVPVGASEADNREVRKWGEPPRFGFTPKPHWEIGEGLGILDFERGAKLTGARFTLYRGAGARLERALVNFMLDLHTGDHGYVEMLPPFMVNRESMTGTGQLPKFEEDLFRLDGTDYFMIPTAEVPVTNIHRGEILKGSDLPLSYTAYTPCFRKEAGSYGKDVRGLIRQHQFNKVELVKFAHPSSSYSELERLLDNAEEVLRRLGLHYRVVELCTGDMGFSAAKTYDIEVWVPAQDTYREISSCSNFEDFQARRASIRFREDEKAKPEFVHTLNGSGLAVGRTLVAILENYQQEDGTVVVPEALRPYMGGCTVIGL, encoded by the coding sequence ATGCTTGACCCCAAATATCTGCGGGAAAATCTCGAGGTCGTTGAACAGCGTCTTGCCACTCGTGGCGGAGGGCTAAACCTGGGCAGGTTCCGGGAACTGGACTCCCGCCGCCGTGAACTGCTCAGGGAGGCGGAATCCCTGAAGGCAGTGCGCAATGCTGCCTCCGAAGAGATCAGCCGGATCAAGGACAAGAGCCAGGCCCAGCCCCGCATTGCTGAAATGCGCGAAGTTTCGACAAAGATAAAGGCGCTCGATGAGGAGCTTCGGGGGGTTGATGACGAGCTTCAGCCGGTCCTGTTGACGATTCCCAACGTCCCCCACGAATCGGTGCCGGTCGGCGCATCCGAGGCCGACAACAGGGAAGTGCGGAAATGGGGCGAGCCACCGCGGTTCGGCTTTACACCCAAACCCCACTGGGAGATAGGCGAAGGGCTCGGCATTCTTGATTTCGAGCGGGGGGCAAAGCTCACCGGTGCCCGTTTCACCCTTTACCGGGGGGCCGGCGCAAGGCTGGAGCGGGCGCTCGTCAATTTCATGCTTGATCTGCATACCGGCGACCACGGCTACGTAGAAATGCTCCCGCCGTTCATGGTGAACCGCGAGAGCATGACCGGAACCGGTCAGCTTCCCAAATTCGAGGAAGACCTGTTCCGTCTGGATGGCACCGATTACTTCATGATTCCCACGGCAGAGGTGCCGGTGACCAACATCCACCGGGGCGAAATCCTGAAGGGAAGCGACCTTCCCCTTTCTTACACTGCCTATACCCCCTGCTTCCGTAAGGAAGCGGGCTCTTACGGCAAGGATGTGCGGGGGCTGATCCGGCAGCACCAGTTCAACAAGGTGGAGCTGGTCAAGTTTGCCCACCCGTCATCCTCCTACTCCGAGCTGGAGCGGCTTCTGGACAACGCCGAGGAAGTGCTGCGCCGGCTCGGCCTCCACTACCGGGTGGTGGAACTCTGCACCGGCGACATGGGGTTCTCGGCTGCAAAGACCTACGATATCGAAGTGTGGGTCCCTGCCCAGGACACGTACCGGGAGATATCCTCGTGCAGCAACTTCGAGGACTTCCAGGCCCGCCGGGCGTCCATACGCTTCCGTGAAGACGAAAAAGCCAAGCCCGAATTCGTCCATACCCTGAACGGTTCCGGTCTGGCAGTCGGTCGTACCCTTGTTGCAATACTTGAGAATTATCAGCAGGAGGATGGGACGGTTGTGGTTCCGGAGGCCTTGAGGCCCTATATGGGCGGCTGTACGGTCATCGGTCTGTAG
- a CDS encoding peroxiredoxin-like family protein produces the protein MNGNGTTFTIELQKELDNLRQNFLASAPPGVAAALERSADEIIRSGIMERVVPKGAAAPDFTLPNAVGREIRLATVIARGPVVLTFYRGAWUPYCSLQLRAYQKILPQIKRLGGELLAVSPQTPDKSQATLLKNFLEYEVLSDVGNHIARSYGLVYPLGAEMRRLYLSFGIDLAQYNGDNSWELPLPGSFVIGQDMTIRFSFVDADYTRRLEPAAILDSLRALHDGGGNP, from the coding sequence ATGAACGGCAACGGGACGACCTTTACCATCGAGCTGCAGAAGGAGCTGGACAATCTGCGGCAAAACTTCCTGGCTTCGGCTCCTCCCGGCGTTGCCGCAGCATTGGAGCGCTCTGCGGATGAAATCATCCGTTCCGGGATCATGGAGCGGGTTGTGCCAAAGGGGGCTGCTGCCCCCGATTTCACCCTTCCCAACGCCGTCGGCCGGGAAATCCGCCTCGCAACCGTTATCGCCAGGGGCCCGGTGGTGCTGACCTTCTACCGTGGGGCCTGGTGACCGTACTGCAGCCTGCAGTTGCGGGCCTACCAGAAAATCCTCCCCCAGATCAAGCGCCTCGGGGGAGAGCTTCTCGCCGTTTCACCCCAGACACCCGACAAGTCCCAAGCGACCCTCCTCAAAAATTTTCTCGAATACGAAGTACTGAGCGACGTGGGCAACCACATCGCGCGAAGTTATGGCCTCGTTTACCCGCTGGGTGCCGAAATGCGCCGGCTTTACCTGAGTTTCGGCATCGACCTGGCGCAGTACAACGGCGACAACTCCTGGGAGCTACCCCTCCCCGGCAGCTTCGTCATCGGCCAGGACATGACGATCAGGTTTTCCTTCGTTGATGCCGATTATACCCGGCGCCTTGAGCCTGCCGCCATACTCGACTCGCTCCGGGCTCTGCATGATGGCGGGGGTAACCCGTGA
- a CDS encoding DUF2155 domain-containing protein, with protein sequence MGSVLRLFAVVAVVTFALSACSKKEEAKTEGMPSPHEGVAPKKKESVVVVPDSVKGKWKAVKIAVTDKTANKETVYTVNIGSSLTVPDSGLTIAVDAFLPHFTMDGTTLTSQSNEPKNPAAQIRILEGNKEQFKGWLFSLYPTTHSFSHPKYGFTLVDFIPAS encoded by the coding sequence GTGGGTTCGGTTTTAAGGCTGTTTGCCGTAGTTGCCGTTGTGACGTTTGCTCTTTCCGCATGCAGCAAAAAAGAAGAAGCAAAAACCGAGGGAATGCCTTCTCCTCACGAGGGTGTGGCGCCGAAAAAGAAAGAGTCGGTAGTCGTTGTTCCCGACAGCGTCAAGGGTAAGTGGAAAGCGGTCAAAATAGCCGTTACCGACAAAACCGCCAACAAGGAGACCGTCTACACGGTCAATATCGGCTCTTCGCTGACGGTTCCCGATTCCGGTCTTACCATTGCGGTGGACGCGTTCCTCCCCCATTTCACAATGGACGGAACGACTTTGACGTCTCAGTCCAATGAGCCCAAAAACCCGGCCGCACAGATCCGGATTCTTGAGGGGAACAAAGAGCAGTTCAAGGGATGGCTTTTTTCCCTTTATCCGACAACCCACTCATTCAGTCATCCGAAATATGGATTCACGCTGGTGGATTTCATCCCTGCCAGTTAA
- the nrfD gene encoding NrfD/PsrC family molybdoenzyme membrane anchor subunit, which produces MVHGEAWTVKELFVYPNEYIYWTIQIVMYPFLTGLVAGAFVLSSLYHVFGVTKLKEIARFSLVFSFALLPCAPMPLLLHLQQPLRNHHVLMTPHFTSAIAAFGIVFLTYGMIVASELWFVYRGYFVATARELRNKQDRTWSETILMGLYSILIMGAWDVSHHALEQDERAVKVLAAVGIPVACFLHGYAGFIFGSVKANALWMTPLMPVIFICSAVVSGIALCILTYIVTMELRKLIAGRRRQNTYPDDLGGVETQVVRMTSKYLIMFLILAITLELLDLIFRGYTAVKSWDILRSVIYGKDFTAIFILQYGLGNLVPFILFLLPGLTIRRAVVGTLLVLFGVFMMRWNVVIGGQAFSASFAGFMHYHLPIWPHDAETFKEGLFGAMMIGSVPFVLFWMLSRVFPLFEKKELP; this is translated from the coding sequence ATGGTGCATGGGGAAGCCTGGACCGTCAAGGAGCTCTTCGTCTATCCCAACGAGTACATCTACTGGACCATCCAGATCGTCATGTACCCGTTCCTCACGGGGCTAGTGGCCGGGGCCTTCGTGCTTTCGTCCCTCTACCACGTCTTCGGCGTCACTAAGCTGAAGGAGATCGCCCGCTTCTCCCTGGTCTTCTCCTTCGCGCTGCTCCCCTGCGCCCCCATGCCGCTGCTCTTGCACCTGCAGCAGCCCCTGCGCAACCACCACGTCCTCATGACCCCCCACTTCACCTCGGCCATTGCCGCCTTCGGCATCGTCTTTCTCACCTACGGGATGATCGTTGCCTCGGAGCTCTGGTTCGTCTACCGGGGATACTTCGTCGCCACCGCCCGCGAACTGCGGAACAAGCAGGACCGCACCTGGTCCGAAACCATCCTCATGGGCCTCTACTCGATCCTCATCATGGGGGCTTGGGATGTGAGCCACCACGCCCTGGAACAGGACGAGAGGGCAGTGAAGGTTCTGGCCGCGGTCGGCATACCCGTGGCTTGCTTCCTCCACGGCTACGCCGGCTTCATCTTCGGTTCGGTGAAGGCCAACGCCCTCTGGATGACCCCCCTCATGCCGGTCATCTTCATCTGCTCGGCGGTGGTCTCGGGGATCGCCCTCTGCATCCTCACCTATATCGTCACCATGGAGTTGCGGAAACTTATCGCGGGACGCCGGCGACAGAATACCTACCCGGATGACCTTGGGGGGGTGGAGACCCAGGTGGTGCGGATGACGTCGAAATACCTCATCATGTTCCTCATACTCGCCATCACCCTGGAGCTTCTCGACCTGATCTTCCGGGGGTACACGGCGGTGAAATCGTGGGACATCCTCCGGAGCGTCATCTATGGCAAGGACTTCACCGCCATCTTCATCCTCCAGTACGGACTCGGCAACCTGGTCCCCTTCATCCTCTTCCTCCTCCCCGGACTCACCATCCGGCGGGCGGTAGTGGGGACGCTCCTGGTGCTTTTCGGCGTCTTCATGATGCGGTGGAACGTGGTCATCGGCGGCCAGGCCTTCTCCGCCTCCTTTGCCGGATTCATGCACTACCACCTCCCCATCTGGCCCCACGACGCGGAGACCTTCAAAGAGGGGCTTTTCGGCGCCATGATGATAGGATCGGTACCCTTCGTTCTCTTCTGGATGCTTTCTCGCGTATTCCCCCTTTTCGAAAAGAAGGAACTTCCCTGA
- a CDS encoding outer membrane beta-barrel protein yields MKRFTTSLCLALMVAGCSGTALADSIKGRLGITGRLGFIAPAENDFDDRKLETDAGFIGGGGVIYGITDSLAAEIEVTHTEFDAEGVSGHDEGNFEVVNISMGGQYRFLMPQTRFVPYGGCGLDVLIGDYTRPSGKDAHVDTAIGVHISGGVDYFFNRQLVFTAELKGIVAPEVDMSAEGTSGNFDPSAIVGTVGVRYFFN; encoded by the coding sequence ATGAAACGTTTCACCACCTCACTATGCCTCGCTTTGATGGTTGCCGGCTGCAGCGGCACAGCTTTGGCCGACAGCATCAAGGGGAGGCTCGGCATTACCGGTCGGCTCGGTTTCATCGCTCCCGCCGAAAATGATTTCGATGACCGCAAGCTGGAGACGGACGCTGGTTTCATCGGTGGCGGTGGAGTTATCTACGGCATTACCGACAGCCTGGCAGCCGAGATCGAAGTGACGCATACGGAGTTTGATGCCGAGGGTGTATCAGGTCATGACGAAGGGAATTTTGAGGTCGTGAACATTTCTATGGGGGGGCAGTACCGTTTCCTGATGCCCCAGACCAGATTTGTCCCCTATGGAGGGTGTGGCCTGGATGTCCTGATCGGCGACTATACGCGCCCATCCGGGAAGGATGCCCATGTGGATACGGCTATCGGCGTTCATATCAGCGGCGGCGTTGATTACTTTTTTAACAGGCAGTTGGTCTTTACCGCCGAGCTGAAGGGAATAGTCGCACCGGAGGTGGATATGTCCGCTGAAGGGACCTCTGGGAATTTTGATCCGAGCGCCATTGTGGGCACTGTCGGGGTCCGGTACTTTTTTAATTAG
- the elbB gene encoding isoprenoid biosynthesis glyoxalase ElbB, with amino-acid sequence MKKIGFVLSGCGVYDGSEIHEAVITLLAIDRNGAEAVCLAPDVDLREVNHLNGQETGATRNTLVESARIARGKIRNIAEVTAGDLDAVIFPGGFGAAKNLCNFAEKGAGASIHPEVARLIREMAEKKKPIGAICIAPALIAAALGRDFKPKVTIGTDAGTAAAINQTGSEHVNCPVSEFVVDKEHKIVSTPAYMLAGRISEAAEGIEKAVKAVVDMA; translated from the coding sequence ATGAAAAAGATTGGATTTGTCCTTTCCGGATGTGGAGTTTACGACGGCAGCGAGATTCACGAGGCGGTTATCACCTTGCTGGCCATTGACCGGAACGGAGCCGAAGCGGTCTGCCTGGCTCCAGATGTGGATCTACGGGAGGTCAACCATCTGAACGGCCAGGAAACCGGCGCAACCCGCAACACCCTGGTGGAATCGGCCCGGATCGCCCGCGGCAAGATAAGGAACATCGCCGAGGTCACGGCGGGCGATCTTGATGCCGTCATCTTCCCGGGAGGTTTCGGCGCCGCAAAAAATCTCTGCAACTTTGCCGAGAAGGGAGCAGGGGCATCGATTCATCCCGAGGTTGCACGGCTAATTCGGGAGATGGCCGAGAAGAAGAAGCCCATCGGAGCCATTTGCATCGCTCCGGCTCTCATTGCCGCAGCCCTTGGGCGTGACTTCAAACCGAAAGTAACCATCGGCACCGACGCCGGCACGGCGGCAGCCATTAACCAAACCGGCAGCGAGCATGTGAATTGCCCCGTCTCCGAGTTCGTGGTGGACAAGGAGCACAAGATCGTCAGCACCCCCGCCTATATGCTTGCCGGCCGCATTTCCGAAGCTGCCGAAGGGATCGAGAAGGCGGTCAAGGCGGTTGTTGACATGGCGTAA
- the tadA gene encoding tRNA adenosine(34) deaminase TadA: MARTATKTVRDDYYWMGKALREAQKAAERGEVPIGAVIVKDDRVIGRGYNLREGKQDPSAHAEMIAIRQAAKRMSAWRLNGAVLFVTLEPCLMCMGAIILARLDRVVFGCYDPKGGAAGSLYDLSGDQRLNHRVELTPRVREDECSGILSSFFSDLRMRKKLDREKT; the protein is encoded by the coding sequence ATGGCGCGCACTGCAACCAAAACCGTGCGGGATGATTACTACTGGATGGGGAAAGCCCTGCGGGAGGCGCAAAAGGCTGCCGAGCGGGGCGAGGTTCCCATCGGAGCGGTAATCGTCAAGGACGACAGGGTGATTGGACGTGGGTACAATCTTCGCGAAGGGAAGCAGGACCCGTCTGCCCACGCCGAAATGATTGCCATCCGCCAGGCTGCGAAGCGGATGTCCGCGTGGCGGCTCAACGGCGCGGTTCTTTTCGTGACTCTCGAGCCGTGCCTCATGTGCATGGGGGCCATCATTCTGGCCCGGCTCGACCGGGTAGTCTTCGGCTGCTACGATCCTAAGGGTGGGGCAGCCGGTTCCCTGTATGACCTGTCCGGTGACCAGAGGCTGAACCACCGGGTTGAACTGACACCGAGGGTGCGGGAGGACGAATGCTCTGGCATCCTCAGCAGTTTTTTCAGCGATCTTCGTATGCGAAAAAAATTGGACCGGGAAAAAACGTAG
- the pruA gene encoding L-glutamate gamma-semialdehyde dehydrogenase: MHSSELNARIVERGRDFFTSIAGEKPSLFDKGSWVGKMVDWSIGNEQFKVQMFRFVDVFPSLTTGKLLTGHIREYFGDEREMPPFMATGARVAGMLGSLGGAVLGKVLTSNIQEMARQFIVGETTAEAVKNLRKLRSGGFAAVVDVLGEATLSEEEAESYTNTYLELLDALHGEQGQWQGLPEAGGDPALDWGHAPIVNIAVKPTALFCLANPQDFEGSVAAILNRMRRIFRKVMAVNGFLCIDMKSYRFKDITLEVFRRLRLEHPGYPHLGIALQAYLKDTDRDLDNLLAWAKEHGVAVSIRLVKGAYWDYETVRAGQNGWEVPVWTVKAESDAAFERQARTILENHRICHFACASHNIRTIAAVMEMARELNVPDDRYEFQVLYGMAEPVRKGILKVAGRVRLYAPYGHMVPGMGYLVRRLLENTANESFLRRSFAEEARIEQLLEDPAVTAERKLEASSEPPEMARKGLGGFPPFRNEPMADFTRADHRAAFPKALAQVRGQLGKTYPLFINGRDIMTGNLLPTVNPNRLSEVLGQICQAGTKEVDDAITAAVAAFPAWRDTDTRKRAGYLLKAAEAARGRIFELSAWQILEIGKQWDQAYADVTEAIDFLEYYAREMVRLGEPRRLGHAPGELNHYLYEPKGVAAVIAPWNFPLAISTGMAAAAIVTGNCVVYKPSGLTPLMGRCLAELFREAGLPPGVFNYTPGPSATMGDYLVDHPAVSLIAFTGSMETGLRIIERAATVHPGQQNVKKVICEMGGKNAIIIDDDADLDEAVPQVLLSAFGFQGQKCSACSRVIVLDAIHDRFAERLVAMARATTAGPPEDPAHFMGAVADEKAAARIRGYIELGKTEGQLLYEGPVPEGEGYYVPMAIIDGILPEHRIAREEIFGPVLAVMRARDFDEAIRWANAPRFALTGGVFSRSPAHLEQARREFRVGNLYLNRGITGALVERQPFGGSRMSGVGTKAGGADYLLHFMDPRVVTENTMRRGFAPRGHEDAGVE, encoded by the coding sequence ATGCACAGCAGCGAACTGAATGCACGGATCGTCGAACGCGGCAGGGACTTTTTCACCAGCATCGCCGGCGAAAAGCCCTCCCTCTTCGACAAGGGGAGCTGGGTGGGAAAGATGGTGGACTGGAGCATAGGGAACGAGCAGTTCAAGGTGCAGATGTTCCGCTTCGTGGACGTCTTCCCCTCCCTCACCACGGGGAAGCTCCTGACCGGCCACATCCGGGAATATTTCGGCGACGAGCGCGAAATGCCCCCCTTCATGGCCACGGGGGCCAGGGTGGCGGGGATGCTCGGCTCCCTCGGCGGCGCGGTGCTGGGCAAGGTGCTCACCTCGAACATCCAGGAGATGGCCCGCCAGTTCATCGTGGGAGAGACCACGGCGGAGGCGGTGAAAAACCTGAGGAAACTCCGCAGCGGCGGCTTTGCCGCCGTGGTGGACGTCCTCGGCGAGGCAACCCTCTCCGAGGAGGAAGCCGAGAGCTATACGAACACCTACCTGGAGCTTCTGGATGCCCTCCATGGGGAGCAGGGGCAGTGGCAGGGGCTTCCGGAGGCGGGGGGGGACCCGGCCCTTGACTGGGGCCACGCCCCGATAGTGAACATCGCGGTGAAGCCGACGGCCCTCTTCTGCCTGGCCAATCCCCAGGATTTCGAAGGGTCGGTGGCCGCCATCCTGAACCGGATGCGCCGCATCTTCCGCAAGGTTATGGCGGTGAACGGCTTCCTCTGCATCGACATGAAATCGTACCGTTTCAAGGATATCACCCTGGAGGTCTTCCGCCGCCTCAGGCTCGAGCATCCCGGCTATCCCCACCTGGGAATCGCGCTCCAGGCCTACCTGAAGGATACGGACCGGGACCTGGACAACCTCCTGGCCTGGGCGAAGGAGCACGGGGTCGCGGTCTCCATCCGCCTCGTGAAGGGGGCCTACTGGGACTACGAAACCGTCAGGGCCGGGCAGAACGGCTGGGAGGTGCCGGTCTGGACCGTCAAGGCCGAAAGCGACGCCGCCTTCGAGCGCCAGGCCCGCACGATTCTGGAAAACCACCGGATCTGCCACTTCGCCTGCGCCTCCCACAACATCCGCACCATTGCCGCTGTCATGGAGATGGCCCGGGAGCTGAACGTGCCAGATGACCGCTACGAGTTCCAGGTCCTTTACGGCATGGCAGAGCCAGTCCGCAAGGGAATCCTCAAGGTGGCGGGACGCGTCCGCCTCTACGCCCCCTACGGCCACATGGTGCCGGGGATGGGATATCTGGTGCGCCGGCTCCTGGAGAACACCGCCAACGAATCGTTTCTGCGCCGGAGTTTTGCCGAGGAAGCCCGCATAGAGCAGCTCCTGGAAGACCCGGCCGTGACGGCAGAGCGGAAACTGGAAGCCAGTTCCGAACCGCCAGAGATGGCGCGGAAAGGCCTCGGCGGCTTCCCCCCCTTCCGTAATGAGCCCATGGCGGATTTTACCCGGGCGGATCACCGGGCCGCCTTCCCCAAGGCCCTGGCCCAGGTTCGTGGACAACTCGGGAAGACCTATCCCCTCTTCATCAACGGGCGGGATATCATGACCGGCAACCTCCTCCCCACCGTAAACCCCAACCGCCTCTCCGAAGTGCTGGGGCAGATCTGCCAGGCCGGCACGAAGGAGGTGGATGACGCCATCACCGCTGCCGTCGCCGCGTTCCCGGCGTGGCGCGACACGGATACCCGGAAGCGGGCAGGATATCTTCTAAAAGCGGCCGAGGCGGCCCGCGGACGGATCTTCGAGCTCTCCGCCTGGCAGATTCTGGAGATCGGCAAGCAGTGGGACCAGGCCTACGCCGACGTAACCGAGGCCATTGATTTCCTGGAATACTACGCCAGGGAGATGGTGCGCCTGGGAGAGCCACGGCGGCTCGGCCACGCGCCGGGAGAGCTGAACCACTATCTCTACGAGCCGAAGGGAGTGGCCGCCGTCATTGCCCCCTGGAACTTCCCCCTGGCCATCAGCACCGGCATGGCTGCAGCGGCCATCGTCACCGGCAACTGCGTGGTCTACAAGCCGTCAGGGCTCACCCCACTCATGGGGCGGTGCCTGGCGGAGCTTTTCCGGGAGGCGGGGCTCCCTCCGGGGGTCTTCAACTACACGCCGGGGCCCAGCGCCACCATGGGGGACTACCTGGTGGACCACCCGGCCGTGAGCCTCATCGCCTTCACCGGCTCCATGGAAACGGGGCTTCGGATCATCGAGCGGGCCGCGACGGTCCATCCCGGCCAGCAAAACGTGAAGAAGGTCATCTGCGAGATGGGAGGGAAAAACGCCATCATCATCGACGACGACGCCGACCTGGACGAGGCGGTCCCCCAGGTGCTCCTTTCGGCCTTCGGGTTCCAGGGGCAGAAGTGCTCGGCCTGCTCCCGGGTCATCGTGCTGGACGCAATCCATGACCGGTTCGCGGAGCGGCTCGTGGCCATGGCCCGGGCCACCACAGCGGGACCGCCGGAGGACCCCGCCCACTTCATGGGAGCAGTGGCCGACGAGAAAGCCGCGGCGAGGATCAGGGGGTACATCGAGCTGGGGAAAACGGAGGGGCAGCTCCTCTACGAGGGGCCGGTTCCGGAGGGGGAGGGATACTACGTTCCCATGGCCATCATCGACGGCATCCTCCCCGAGCACCGCATCGCCCGGGAGGAGATTTTCGGCCCGGTGCTGGCGGTGATGCGGGCCAGGGACTTCGATGAGGCCATCCGGTGGGCCAACGCTCCCCGTTTCGCCCTGACGGGGGGGGTCTTCAGCCGCAGCCCCGCCCATCTTGAGCAGGCCCGGCGGGAGTTTCGGGTGGGGAACCTCTACCTGAACCGGGGCATCACCGGAGCCCTGGTGGAGCGCCAGCCCTTCGGCGGCTCCCGCATGTCTGGGGTCGGCACCAAGGCTGGGGGGGCCGATTACCTCCTCCACTTCATGGACCCGAGGGTGGTGACCGAAAATACCATGCGGCGGGGCTTCGCACCGAGAGGACACGAGGATGCCGGAGTGGAGTAG
- a CDS encoding 4Fe-4S dicluster domain-containing protein has protein sequence MNRREFLKRSMVIVAGMAVPAAALELIDPKRLLAARPELRWAFLADAYKCVGCGFCVKACKLENEVPYEANVSRTWVERYVVKKDGEVLIDSPKAARDGFITKKIEVGDGKYREVKDEEIEKAFFVPKLCNQCENPPCVQVCPVGATYATADGVVLVDRKWCIGCGYCIMGCPYGVRFFHPVHKVAEKCNFCYHRITRGMKPACVDACPFGARQIGNLRDPDDPVTRIIMTERVGILKEEYGTKPQVYYIGLSREVR, from the coding sequence ATGAATAGACGCGAGTTTCTCAAGCGGAGCATGGTCATAGTGGCCGGCATGGCGGTGCCGGCGGCAGCCCTGGAGCTGATCGACCCGAAACGGCTCCTGGCGGCCAGGCCGGAGTTGCGCTGGGCTTTCCTGGCGGATGCCTACAAATGCGTCGGCTGCGGTTTCTGCGTCAAGGCGTGCAAGCTGGAGAACGAGGTCCCTTACGAGGCCAACGTTTCCCGCACCTGGGTGGAGCGCTACGTGGTGAAAAAGGACGGCGAAGTGCTCATCGACTCCCCCAAGGCGGCCCGGGATGGTTTCATCACGAAGAAGATCGAGGTTGGGGACGGAAAATACCGGGAAGTGAAAGACGAGGAGATCGAAAAGGCCTTTTTCGTGCCGAAGCTCTGCAACCAGTGCGAGAATCCCCCCTGCGTCCAGGTCTGCCCCGTGGGGGCCACCTACGCCACCGCCGACGGCGTGGTGCTGGTGGACCGGAAGTGGTGCATCGGTTGCGGCTACTGCATAATGGGATGCCCCTACGGGGTCCGCTTCTTCCATCCCGTCCACAAGGTTGCCGAAAAATGCAACTTCTGCTACCACCGGATCACCAGGGGGATGAAGCCGGCCTGCGTCGACGCCTGCCCCTTCGGCGCCAGGCAGATCGGCAACCTTCGGGACCCCGATGACCCGGTCACCAGGATTATCATGACCGAGCGGGTCGGCATCCTCAAGGAAGAGTACGGAACCAAGCCCCAGGTCTACTACATCGGCCTGTCCAGGGAGGTGCGCTAG
- a CDS encoding GSU3473 family protein: protein MLIRVRYEDNSYDMVKAWRLGEYIAAGKIVAFYRSDGWVTVGSDQLRHDKGNYTGPERRQRENNIPRAA from the coding sequence ATGCTAATACGAGTCAGGTATGAGGACAATTCCTATGACATGGTTAAAGCATGGCGCCTGGGCGAATACATCGCAGCGGGGAAAATTGTCGCTTTTTACCGCAGCGACGGCTGGGTAACCGTCGGCAGCGATCAGCTCCGGCATGACAAGGGCAATTATACTGGGCCGGAACGGCGCCAGCGGGAAAATAACATCCCACGGGCAGCCTGA